The DNA window TGAGACGGAAGTGCACGTTTCTGCCTTTATCCCTGGCGATGAGAATGAGGAAGGTGAACTGCTTCCGATTGAGACGGAAGAAGAATGGGATATGATCGAAGAAGTATGGAATACGTTTTGCGCCGAACAAGAGGAAGGCGAAGCGTAACGAACGAAGCGGCTGCCTAGAGGCGGCCGCTTTTTCTGTGGACACGCGTGCCTTGAGCGATTATTTTCATGCCTAGATGGAGGTCAAACGTTGCCTATAGACCTTTTTTTCGTGAAAATCCCCGCTACTTGGCGAATGCGGTATACGCTCATGATCCATGCGGGTA is part of the Geobacillus sp. 46C-IIa genome and encodes:
- a CDS encoding DUF1292 domain-containing protein, encoding MEHGDRHITVVDEHGNEQLCEILFTFESDDFGKSYVFYYPVGAEAEDEDGETEVHVSAFIPGDENEEGELLPIETEEEWDMIEEVWNTFCAEQEEGEA